A single Oncorhynchus keta strain PuntledgeMale-10-30-2019 unplaced genomic scaffold, Oket_V2 Un_contig_14869_pilon_pilon, whole genome shotgun sequence DNA region contains:
- the LOC127918788 gene encoding integrator complex subunit 15-like isoform X1: MMSDMRQSLLRRDALSAAKEVLYHLDIYLSGQVQNNPSPSVDTPTLELVEEFILHRRMSALQELQLLEIMCSCFQEQSRDAVRQLIFSALFTLQGNQADESRMALLGKLVSMAIAVGRVPILECAATWLQRSHPVYCRRLVRVLVDDYCSLLPGSMVPTLNNLSCSCPPFCCQFITAVTTLYDLSTEELTPPVQLLQMVVSWIQDQPRLVLITLLNTPPSSSQPIGSLDLTPLAGLVRWCVKAPLAYRRDGKQDLANGTTETELEAGPLFSELHLSVLQVLLLLPGVLREKGLLGRLALLQPDQLTSLISDLSGLLEELNPLHSDTQAHIQLTLDRLAQALQVSMAAGALLCSREDLRALCSRLPHNK, encoded by the exons ATGATGAGTGATATGCGTCAGTCGTTGCTACGTCGAGATGCGCTGAGCGCCGCTAAAGAG GTCCTGTACCATCTGGATATCTACCTGTCTGGCCAGGTTCAGAATAACCCCTCCCCCTCGGTGGACACGCCCACTCTGGAGCTAGTGGAGGAGTTTATCCTGCACAGG aggatgagtGCCTTACAGGAGCTGCAGCTGTTGGAGATCATGTGCAGCTGTTTCCAGGAACAGAGTCGAGACGCTGTGAGACAACTGATCTTCTCTGCCCTGTTCACTCTACAAG GTAACCAGGCTGACGAGAGTCGCATGGCGTTGCTAGGCAAGCTAGTCTCCATGGCGATCGCTGTGGGCAGGGTCCCCATCCTGGAGTGTGCTGCTACCTGGTTACAG aggtcCCATCCTGTCTACTGTAGAAGACTAGTCAGAGTGTTGGTGGATGACTATTGTTCCCTACTTCCTGGTTCCATGGTTCCAACCCTCAACAACCTCAGCTGTTCCTGTCCTCCATTCTGCTGCCAGTTCATCACtgctgttaccaccctgtatgacctctctacag AGGAGTTGACTCCCCCTGTACAGCTGCTACAGATGGTGGTGTCCTGGATCCAAGACCAACCTCGATTGGTCCTCATCACTCTGCTGAACACGCCCCCCTCCTCCAGCCAGCCAATCGGCTCCCTGGACCTCACACCGCTGGCTGGGCTGGTGCGCTGGTGTGTCAAAGCCCCATTGGCTTACAGAAGAGACGGGAAGCAGGACTTGGCCAATGGGACGACAGAGACTGAGCTGGAGGCAGGGCCTCTCTTCTCTGAGCTACATCTCAGTGTCCTGCAG GTGTTGCTGCTCCTCCCGGGCGTTCTGAGAGAGAAGGGGCTTCTGGGTCGCCTGGCGTTGCTGCAGCCCGACCAGCTGACTTCTCTGATCTCTGACCTCTCTGGTCTTCTGGAAGAGCTGAACCCTCTCCACTCGGATACACAAGCACACATCCAGCTCACTCTGGATAGGCTGGCCCAGGCCCTGCAGGTGTCCATGGCAGCAGGGGCGCTGCTCTGCTCTAGAG AGGACCTGAGAGCTCTCTGTTCCCGCCTCCCACACAACAAGTAA
- the LOC127918788 gene encoding integrator complex subunit 15-like isoform X2 — protein sequence MSALQELQLLEIMCSCFQEQSRDAVRQLIFSALFTLQGNQADESRMALLGKLVSMAIAVGRVPILECAATWLQRSHPVYCRRLVRVLVDDYCSLLPGSMVPTLNNLSCSCPPFCCQFITAVTTLYDLSTEELTPPVQLLQMVVSWIQDQPRLVLITLLNTPPSSSQPIGSLDLTPLAGLVRWCVKAPLAYRRDGKQDLANGTTETELEAGPLFSELHLSVLQVLLLLPGVLREKGLLGRLALLQPDQLTSLISDLSGLLEELNPLHSDTQAHIQLTLDRLAQALQVSMAAGALLCSREDLRALCSRLPHNK from the exons atgagtGCCTTACAGGAGCTGCAGCTGTTGGAGATCATGTGCAGCTGTTTCCAGGAACAGAGTCGAGACGCTGTGAGACAACTGATCTTCTCTGCCCTGTTCACTCTACAAG GTAACCAGGCTGACGAGAGTCGCATGGCGTTGCTAGGCAAGCTAGTCTCCATGGCGATCGCTGTGGGCAGGGTCCCCATCCTGGAGTGTGCTGCTACCTGGTTACAG aggtcCCATCCTGTCTACTGTAGAAGACTAGTCAGAGTGTTGGTGGATGACTATTGTTCCCTACTTCCTGGTTCCATGGTTCCAACCCTCAACAACCTCAGCTGTTCCTGTCCTCCATTCTGCTGCCAGTTCATCACtgctgttaccaccctgtatgacctctctacag AGGAGTTGACTCCCCCTGTACAGCTGCTACAGATGGTGGTGTCCTGGATCCAAGACCAACCTCGATTGGTCCTCATCACTCTGCTGAACACGCCCCCCTCCTCCAGCCAGCCAATCGGCTCCCTGGACCTCACACCGCTGGCTGGGCTGGTGCGCTGGTGTGTCAAAGCCCCATTGGCTTACAGAAGAGACGGGAAGCAGGACTTGGCCAATGGGACGACAGAGACTGAGCTGGAGGCAGGGCCTCTCTTCTCTGAGCTACATCTCAGTGTCCTGCAG GTGTTGCTGCTCCTCCCGGGCGTTCTGAGAGAGAAGGGGCTTCTGGGTCGCCTGGCGTTGCTGCAGCCCGACCAGCTGACTTCTCTGATCTCTGACCTCTCTGGTCTTCTGGAAGAGCTGAACCCTCTCCACTCGGATACACAAGCACACATCCAGCTCACTCTGGATAGGCTGGCCCAGGCCCTGCAGGTGTCCATGGCAGCAGGGGCGCTGCTCTGCTCTAGAG AGGACCTGAGAGCTCTCTGTTCCCGCCTCCCACACAACAAGTAA